GCGTGTCTCAACGTGTCGGATATCGTCTGTTTTTTAGGATTAGGAATTATTTTTAGTAAATCTATTTTTGCGGGAATGAAAGTCTGCTTAACAAGAAGGGAGGTCGTAGTGCTTTGAGCAGCCATATAGAAATGAGGATTATTTTCGCAGGACAGCTCATTTTTTTACTCCATAAAAAAACGGGGCCAATTGGCCCCGTTTTATATTGCTTGCGAAGAAATTACTTCTTCGCGCGCTTGCGCATGTTTTCCTGCAGGATCTTCTTGCGGATCCGGATGCTTTCCGGGGTCACTTCCACCAGTTCGTCGTCTTCGATGAACTCCAGCGCCTGCTCCAGGGTGTGACGGATGGGCGGTGACAGGGTCAGCGCGTCGTCGGTACCGGAAGCGCGCACGTTGGTGAGCTGCTTGGCCTTGGTGGGGTTTACCACCAGGTCATTGCCGCGGGAGTGGATGCCGACTACCTGGCCTTCGTAAACTTCCTCACCGTGGCCCAGGAACAGGCGGCCGCGGTCTTGCAGTGCGAACAGGCCGTAGGCCAGGGTTTTGCCCTTGACCATGGACACCAGTACGCCGTTGATACGCTTGGCCACGTCGCCCATCTTCACCGGACCGTAATGGTCGAAGATGCTGGTCATGATGCCGGAGCCGCTGGTGATGGTGAGGAACTGGTTGCGGAAACCGATCATGCCACGGGACGGTACGATAAAGGTCAGGCGCACGCGGCCCTTGCCGTCCGGCTCCATGTTGGTGAGGTCAGCTTTACGCAGACCCAGCTCTTCCATGATCGGACCCTGGTGCTGTTCTTCTACGTCGATCACTACCTGCTCGTAGGGTTCCTGCACTTCGCCATCGACGATCTTCTGTACTACTTCCGGGCGGGATACACCCAGTTCGAAGCCTTCGCGACGCATGGATTCGATCAGTACCGACAGGTGCAGTTCGCCGCGGCCGGATACTTTGAATTTGTCCGGGGAGTCACCCTGCTCTACACGCAGTGCCACGTTGTGGATTAGTTCCTGCTCCAGGCGATCCTTGATGTTGCGGCTGGTAACGAACTTGCCTTCTTTACCGGCAAACGGCGAGTCGTTCACCTGGAAAGTCATGCTTACGGTGGGCTCGTCCACGGACAGCGCCGGCAGCGCTTCCGGGTGTTCCGGGTTACACAAGGTGTCGGAAATGTTCAGCTCACCCACACCGGTAATACACACGATGTCACCGGCGCTGGCCTGTTCCACTTCCACGCGCTCCAGGCCCAGGTAACCCATGACCTGCAGCACCTTGGCTTTGCGGGACTTGCCTTGGCTGTCGAGGATCACGACCTGCTGGTTCGGCTTCAGGGTACCGCGGGTGATACGGCCAACGCCGATGACACCGACGTAGCTGTTGTAGTCCAGCGCAGAGACCTGCATTTGGAAAGGACCTTCACGGTCTACCTGCGGCGGCTTTACCTTGTCGACGATCATCTGGAACAGCGGGGTCATGTCTTCCGCCATATCGGTGTCGTCGAGACCGGCGATACCGTTCAGGGCGGAAGCGTAGACTACCGGGAAGTCCAGCTGCTCGTCAGTGGCACCGAGGCTGTCAAACAGGTCGAATACCTGGTCCATGACCCAGTCCGGACGCGCACCCGGGCGGTCGATCTTGTTGATCACCACGATCGGGTTCAGGCCCTGCTCGAAGGCCTTGGAGGTTACAAAGCGGGTCTGCGGCATGGGGCCGTCTACCGCGTCCACCAGCAGCAGTACCGAGTCCACCATGGACAGTACGCGCTCTACCTCACCGCCGAAGTCGGCGTGTCCGGGGGTGTCGACGATGTTGATGCGGTAGTCATTCCAGCGGATGGCGGTGTTCTTGGCCAGGATGGTGATGCCGCGCTCTTTTTCCTGATCATTGGAGTCCATCACCCGCTCGGAGTCGGCGCTGCGGCGGTCCAGGGTGCCGGACTGGGACAGCAGCTTGTCGACCAGGGTGGTCTTGCCGTGGTCAACGTGGGCGATGATCGCAATATTGCGCAAATTCTCTATCACTGGGGGCCTCTGGGGGTAATGCGTGACTGGGTGTGCACTAGTTGGGCACACCGCGAAAATTAGGTACAGGCGGGGCTGTGCTGAGATTGGGAACAGCGGCTATCCGGCCAAAGCGCGCGCATTATAGAGGCGAACCGTGACAATTGGGAGTTGATTTGGCGGAAATTTGTGCGATTTGCTGCTGTCACGTTCCGATAGATGTTATCGGCAGCGCATATTAGTACCGGTTTTCCTTCGGGTAATAATGAAAATAAAAAGAGGGCTTGGCACCGGTTTCCCGCGACTGCCAGGAGGTTGGATGACTAGTCGCGATTTTGCCGCGGTCTAGGAAGTTTTGAAACGTTCGCGAACCGGCTCCCGGACGTTCGCCAATCCCAGAATGAGGCAGTAAGGGCCATTGGACTATTCAGTCGCGATCTCGGCAAACTTTTAGCCGAGATTGGCACCGCACCCAGTTCTACCCCGCCCCGAGCTAGGACTCGAAATCACACATGTCCCTATATGAGGCATACAGAAAACGGATGAGGGATATTGCGTCAATTTGCGCCAAATAGTATAAATCGGCGAAAAATGTGTGATGCATTTATCACGCACGAAGGAAGAGGCGCGCCGCATCCATAGTGGTCGCGGACTTATCTCTCCCCCCTCATGCTGGTCGCGGCTGGGGTGCGGTTTTCACTTCATTCTGAAGCACAGAAGTAATCCGAATATGGCCATGGTGTCCAGAGGTGCGAATTGCCCTGTGGGTATTGTTCGTGGAATCACCAGCTCCAAGTTCTGTGCGGATTTTCTCGGCAACTTCTCATGTGCCGGGTTGTGCCTGTTATTTTGCAATGACGATTTCGGTGACTCCAACGAACGGAAGTTGCCGGAGCTGGCGCTGCAATAAATAAGGGTTTTCCCTGAAATCTCTTTTCTGGAAAAGAGAAAGCTTACTCAAACATTTACCGTGAACAATGCAATTCGAGTGCAAATAAAAATATGAAAAATATCGGCTACATGATTTTGGTATCGCTGTTGCTGGTTGGTTGTGGGGGCGGCAGCAGCGGCAGTTCTGATAATAATGGGGGAGACGGGGATGGCGGTGGCTCTACGCGATATCAGGTATCCGTAAGTGCATCACCTGCAGCAGCCGGAACGGTTACTGGTGGTGGAAACTATGACGCGGGCAGTAGCGTGACCGTGTCGGCTGCTGCCAATGCGGGTTATTCGTTCGTCGACTGGATGGAATTCGGGGAGGGTGTTGCCAGCTCTGCTGAATACACATTTACGCTCAGCGCAGAGCGCAGCCTGACCGCAAATTTTGTGGCAAATGAATACCGGATCGGTGGCACAGTCTCAGGTCTGGTCGGCGCCCTGGTTCTGCGTAACAACGGTGGCGATGACCTGATCGTTGAAGCGGATGGCAGCTTCAGCTTTTCCGCCCCCGTTGTCCACGGTGAAGGTTACTCGGTAACGGTCGCCGAGCAACCGGATGGCCAAGCGTGCACCGTCGCACAAGGCAGTGGCGCGGTGAGCGCGGCTGACGTTACCGGAATCAGCGTCACTTGCATTGGCACCGTGGCCAAGAGTTGTGCGGACTACAACATGGATGGGCGGGCACCGGTGGTGCAAAACGATCTATATATGGATTTGGCTTCATTCACCAGAGATCCTTCCGCGCCCTACACTTCCGGTGCAAACGGAGAAGACCCCCGAGGCGTTCTTGTCGAGGGCCCAGATGGAAATTTCTACGGTGTGACTTATCGAGGAGGCGTCCCAGCAGATAACGGCGCTGAATACCAGGGGTACACGGGCGAGGGTGTCGTCTTTCGTCTCGCGCCCGATGGTACCCTGGCCCGACTACATACGTTTAATTACATTTCCGGCGATGCGCTTTACGGTACCAAGCCCATGGGCGGGTTGGTGTTGGGCAGCGATTGCCAGTTGTACGGTACTACCTACCAAAGTGGGGGCGTGTCGGGAACCAACGGTGGAACCGTGTTCAGGATCAGCCTCGAAGGCGAGTTGACCTACCTGGCGGGCTTTCAGGGCGGTAATGGCATGTCGCCTCGCGAGCGCCTCACCTTGGGAAGCGACGGGAATTTCTATGGCACCACCCTTGCCGGTGGAGCCCAGTACGGAATTCTGGCTCAGAGATATCAGGGTACCGTATACAAACTGACTCCGGACGGAACGCTGACCACGCTGTTTTCATTTGACAAGGAGAATGGCGGCACGCCCACAGGGCCTCTGGTAGAGGGAGATGATGGGTACCTGTACGGAATGACCCGTTATGGCGGTACCTTTGACGGCGGCACTGTATTCAAGATTTCGAAAGCCGGTGACTTCAGCTTGTTGCATTCCTTCAACAAGGAGCTGACAACGCTGGACCAGGAATTCGGACTCGCGAAAGGTGCGGATGGGAATTTCTATGGATTTATTCAATATGGTGGGGCTTTCAATGCCGGAGGCGTGTTCAGAATCACGTCCCAGGGCGAATATTCGCTGTTGAGCTCCTTCAATCCGGTGACGCCGGAGCTCGGCTGCAATTGTGGTATTGCTTCACCTAATGGCAGTCTTGTGTTGGCGGCAGACGGATTCCTTTACGGTGTCGCAAACATTGGTGCCGCAGCGGCCGGTAATGGTTCCAAGGGTGCGGTGATCAGGGTGACCCATGAAGGTGATGTAAGTCCTCTGGTGTATTTCCAAGACTATGGAAATGCCTGGACTGAGGGTTTGACTCAGGGCAGTGACGGGCATCTTTATGGCATGTCACGTGAGGGTGGTACCGAAGATAACGGGCTGATCTACCGCGTGCTGCTTCCGTAACTGCCAGCTAACCCTCCTCGCGAGAAGTACCGCTTTTGGGACGGTCGGTCTGCGGGGAGGCATTTTTCGGGCCTCGGGGGAGTTTGGTATTTGCCTGTCGCGAAGCTACAAACTGTTACAGTCGAGCCGCTCGGTTATGCGCTCAGGCGAGTTACAGTTTCCCATTGTCAGGTTTTTTGGCAGATGAGAATAATGACCGGGTTGGCCGCGTGCGCCCCGAAGTAACACAGTGGAACTGAAGTATGAGTGACGCAGACGTAACCGCCGCAACTGAGACTCCGTCGGATGTCCAGGACGAGCAACTGATGGAAAACCAGGATCAGGGAAGTGCTGAAGGTGCAACAGAAAGCGCAGAAGTGACCGAGCCGACCGCGGGCGAGCAGCAACAGCCGAAACCCGAGCCTGTGCGCAAGTCCTGCTCCTCCGGCCTGGCGCAGTGGATGCACCAGCGCCAGTTGTCGGTGGCGTTCACCTCCTATCAGTCTGGCCGTGTCTACATGGTCGGTGCCGAGCCCGGCGGCAAGCTGTCGTTCCACGAGCGCATCTTCCAGCGCGCCATGGGCATTGTCGGCAACCGCAAGCGCATCTATATGGGCGGCCTGTATCAGGTGTGGCGCTTTGAAAACGTATTGCAGCCGGGGCAGGTGGCGAACAAGATCTTTGATGCCTGTTATGTGCCGCGCAACGCGCAGTTCACCGGAGAGGTGGACATCCACGAGCTGGGTATCCAGAAAGACGGCAAGATTATTTTCGTCAACACCAAGTACAACTGCCTGGCGGAACTGAGCCTCTCTCACAGCTTCCGAGCTATCTGGAAGCCGCCGTTTATCTCCAAGATCGTACCGGAAGACCGCTGCCACCTGAACGGTCTGGCGATGGTGGACGGCAAGCCCAAGTACGTCACCGCGGTGTGCAAGTCCGACACCATCGACGGCTGGCGCGAGCGCCGTGACAACGGCGGCATCGTGATCGATGTGGAAACCAATGAGATCGTGTGCGAAGGCCTGTCGATGCCGCACTCCCCGCGCTGGGTGGATGGCAAGCTGTGGGTGCTGAACAGCGGTACCGGTTACCTGGGCACCGTGGATTTCGAGAACAAGTGCTTTGTGCCCCACACCTTCTGCCCGGGCTTTATGCGCGGTCTCGCGATTCACGATGGCTACGCGATTGTCGGCCTGTCCAAGCCCCGTTACGAGCGTTTCGAGGGACTGGATCTGGATAAGAACCTGGCTGAAAAAGATTCCGAAGCCTGGTGCGGTGTGCAGTTCATCAACCTGCAGAGCGGTACCGTGGAGCACTGGATTCGCCTCGATGGCCCGGTAACCGAGCTGTTCGACCTGACCGTATTGCCGGGCGTGCGCTGTCCCATGGGCATCGGCCAGCAGAGCAAGGAAAACCTGACTATGGTGACCTTTGAGGATGCCACCAGTAGCAGTGACAGCGGGCTGGCACAGGCTTAAATATTGAAGCGGTTTAAATATCTATCTTGATCTTTCAGGGGGCGTAAGCCCCCTTTTTTGTTTTGTTAGCGCTTGTTTGGCCAGCGCAGGGTAGCACGGGTGCCGCCGAGGGTGGGGGAGCGGTCCAGGGACAGTTCGCCCTCGTGCCACATCATGACTTTCTTGACGATATACAGGCCGAGGCCATAGCCCTGGTCGTCGGTGGCGGAGCGGGTGAAGGCGTCGGTCAGTTCCAGCGCGTCGCCGCCCAGCCCCGGGCCGTTGTCCTCTATTCTCAGCACACAGAATTCACCGTCAAAATCAAAGTGCAGGTTCACACGGTCGCGGGCGTATTTACCGGCGTTGACCACGAGGTTCTGAATCGCGATGGTGAGGGAATCCGGTTCCAGCCAGCCTTCGCCGTCAGGGAAATAGTAAGCAATTTCCAGTTCCGGGCACTGCACTTCCAGGGTTGATCCCAGTTCGTCAAAAAAGCTTTCCAGTGCGACCGGCTTGCGCGCAATCAACTGCTCATTGATCTCGATGCGGGCAAAGTTCAGGTATTTTTCCACCAGCTGCTCGATATCGCGGGTCGCGCGGCTGATCACCTGGGCACTTTCGCTGTCGCTGTCCACCAGTGCCTGCTGAAATTTGATCCGCGCCAGTGGCGTGCGGATTTCATGGGCGATAGTGCGCGCGAGATCCTGGTTCATCTCGAAATAGCCGGTGACGATATTGGCCATACGCCGAAAGGTTTCCGCCAGCGGATAAATGGTGGAGCGGCGGCTGACCGCTTCGGGCATGTTGAACGGTTTCTGGCTGAAGCGGATTGCCTGGTTCTGCAGTTGGTTGAGATCGCGAAACAGCGGCCAGGTGAGCAGTGCCAGCATCACCAGCATCACGCCGATAAACAGCAATCGCCACTGGGTGACGCTCTCCGCGGGCTGGTGGGGGAAAGGGCCCACCTCGAGGATGGTGTTGCCGTTGAGGTGATAGAACAGAATCTGGTTTTCACCGGTGTCGAGACCCACCACTTCTCCCGCATCCAGGCGCTTGCGCAGGGGCTTGGCGAAGTGGATGGCATCGGCGGAATAGCGCTGGGCGATGGGCGCTTCGCCGCGCTCCAGCGCCTCTGCCAGCTGCGCGGCACTGATGGTGTATTCGTGCGGGGCGGCGGAGTAGAGGTTGTAGAGGGTGGCTACAGCGGAATACACCACCACCAGCGCCAGCGTCAGTACCCCGACGAGGCGCAACATCTGTTTGCGCATCAGTCGCGGGCCGTATTCAGGGAGTAGCCGCGTCCGCGGATTGACTGAATGGCCACGCCCCCGGGAATGGCATCGAGTTTTTTGCGCAGGCGGCTGACGCGCATGTCGATCACCCGGTCGAGTCCGTCGAACTCGCGCCCGATCACCCGCCGGAACAGGTACTCGCGGCTCAGCAGGCGCGCGGGTTGTTCGGCGAAAATCTGCAGCAGGTCGAATTCGTTGGTGGTCAGAGACAGGGTGGTGTCGTGGACGATCGCCTGGCGGCTGACCAGGTCGACCACCAGCGGGCCGAACGTCAGGCTGGCGACAGGGGCCGCCTGACTGTTGCTCAGGCGCAGCTGTGCTTCAATTTTTGCCCACAGCAGATGGGGGTCTACGGGTTTTACCAGGTAATCGTTGGCGCCCAGTCGCAGGCCGGCCACCTGGTCGTCCACCGAGCTGAGTGCGCTGAGGAAAATCAGCGGGCAGCTCAGCTGGCTGCGAAATTGTTCCAGCAATTGGAAACCACTGGCATCGGGCAATACCACGTCGGCAATAATCAGGTCGTACTCGCGGTGGTGAATGGCTTTCATGAACTCGTTGCCATTGGCCGCGTAGGTCACATCACAACCGCGATCGGCCAGAAAGCGCTGGATCAGCTGTGCCAGCTGCTCGTCGTCTTCGAGCAGCAGCAGGCGATGTCCGGAAGATGGGCCGGAAGATGATGTAGTGGCAGCGGATTCGCGCTCCGCTGCGGGTATTGTGTTTGCGGCGTTCATAACAGCCCCCAGCCGTACCGGCGTCGGTGTCGTTTTGGGTGGTACTGGGCCACTACCAAGGTGGCTGCGGCCACCGGCGCACCGGTTTCGCCCTCGGTTACCGTGAACTGGATGTCCTGTTCACTGTTGATATAGACCTGCAGGTCCTTGTCGGTGTCGCCCCAGAAGCAGCGGATCAGGCCTTTGCCGACCACGGAGAGGCAGTAGCGCACATCGTCTTCATCCGCGCTAAACGCGACTTTCACGGATACGTTGCAACTGGTTTCGTCCTCGCCCACCGCGCACAGGCTGGGGGTGATGTGCAGCTCTGCCGTGGCTGCGGTTATCGGCAACAGGACGAGGAATAAAAGCAGGATATACCGCTTCATTGCCCGTTACCGATGGAATACTGGAAGCCGGCAAACCAGCTCAGGGTCTCCGACTTCTTCATCAGCAGCGGCAGGCGCCCGTCCATATCGAAGTCGGTGTACTTGGCGCCCATGCGGAAATCGATGTGGTTACCCAACGGGTAGGAAAAATGCACCCGCGCATAGCGGTCGGTGACATCGTCCGGTGGGTATTGCAGGGCGTAGGAGCGGGCGATGCCGCCGGCTTCCGCCTGTGTCACATGGTAGTAGTAGCCCACCAGATCGGCGTCTTTCTTGATGGCGCCGATGCCGTAACCGAATTTCCCGCCGAGAAATTGGAATTGCTTGTCGAGACTCAGATGGGTTTCGCTGCCGTAGTGCACCTCGGAAATGTCGTGGAACGACGCCAGCGAGAGATCCGCGTATTTGCCTACGAGCGTGAGGCTTGGCCCCGCCACTACGGAAATGTCCCGCTCTATATCCTCCAGCGTGTTACTGCCGGCATTGACCAGAAAGTTGGTCAGAGAGCTCATGGCCAGGGCACTGGAGTCGAGGTGGTAATAAAAGCCGTCTTCGTTGGGCTGCGCCACCAGATCGACATAGAAATTCTTTTCTTCCAGCAGGGTGTAGCCGACGGTGAGATTGCTGATAAAGAAGCGCTCGCCGTAGTAGGAAAACGAGGGCAGGAAGGCGGTTTCACCGTCGTCTTTGCCTTTAATGGGGTTTTCTATGACGCCGCGGCCGCTGGCCAGGCTGAGCTTCCATTCGGGCACCTGCACATCCCCGGCCAGCGCGCTGAGCGGACCGGCGGTCAACAACAGGGTAAACAACAAGGGGGGCAGCGTGTATCTGAGCATCATGCTGTGTGATATTGGACGTCTGTTCGAAATTTGAACGCTTTTTTATCACACGGGCGTACCACCTCCAACAAATTGATACAAATCATTACAAACTGTTACACAGCGTGGGTATGCAGAATAAATATCGGCAGTTTTTCCGCAGGGGCGAGATTTTGCTCTGCACCGCTTTTCCACGCATCAAGCCCAAGGTTTGCTGGCGCAAGGTTCTGCAAAACCCAACCGATTCAGGGGATTATCCTGACTCCTTGTTCATATCATGTGAATGTGACAAAGCTGACAAACTGTTACATCAAAGCCTTGGGGATCTGGCGACTTGTCATGTTTTTATGCCTGCCTCGGACACTCTCAATAAAAAATTGCACGAGTACGAATAATTCAAATCTCTGGGGAGACGATTCTATGGCCGTAAAAATAAATGGCTTTCCCGGTACCCCGAGCCAGCTGACTTCAGCGGTTCGTAAGGCGCTGTTCACCTCCGCCGCCGTGACGGCAATGACTGTCGGCGCGCCCGGTTACGCGGCTGCGGCAGACATTGCCTGTGCGCCGGGTCAGTTCGGAATGCCCGCCGCCGGTGACAAGGTTACCTGCGCAGGCGACTTCGATGAGTCCATCAATTACGACGTTGTCGACACGACGGTAGTGGATGCAGGGATTGAATCCATCGTACCCGGCGACCTGACTGTGGTGGTTGCCGAAGGCAGCACCGCATCCGGTATCACCGTTTCCTCGGTCACCGCCGCGGTGGCCGGCACCGCCGCCACCGGCTCCATCGTCATCGAGAACCATGGCGATATCGCCCGTGCAGGCGACGCCGGTATCGAGGTTCCGGATGGTGTTGAGCAGACCCGTTATGACATGGGTATCCGTGTCGGCAGCGCCAACTCCAATGACGGCGGTCACTTCTTCGACAGCTACATGGTGCTGGATGAAAACGGCAAGGCGCTGCTGGACGAAGACGGCAATCCTACCGGCGAGCGAATCCTGTTCACCGACGCCGAAGGCAATCCGATCAAGGTCGCTGCCGACGAACTCGACAGCCATCTGGGTGTGAACCCTGACAGTGCCGACTATGGCAAGCTGAGCAAAAATGGCCCCGAGGACAAAATCACCTTCCTGGTTGCCGAGGAAGGCACCTTCGAGGGTGGTGTCAGTGCGCTGGTCAACGCGGAAACCGAAGCCGGCAGTATTTCTATTACCAACACCGGTGATATCAGTGTCGGCAGCGGTCAGTCCGTTACCTATTACTCCGCGTTCACCGAAAAGCACAGCAGCTCCTACGATGAAATTGTAGCGTCCGGTAAAAATCCCTTCGGCGTGCTCAACAAAATCGATGTGGACGGCGATGGCGTTGCCGACATCAGTGTGTGGAACGGTGAGGACACCATCTTCGTCGATCCTGCCAATGCGCACACCGCCACCATTTTTGCAGGCGGCATCAATGCCAGCAGCACCACCGGCAATATCGCGATTGAGAACGCCGGTAGCATCACCGCGGGCGATATTTCCAAGGGCATTACTGCGTTTACCGAGAGCGGTGACATTGTCATCAGCAACAGCGGCGACATCGCCACCGGCAGCGCCTCCTATGGCATCAGTGCATCCAGCGCGGTGCAGGCCATCGACTCCGGCATTACCTATACCTACAACTCCCAGGACAGCGGCACTGCCTACGCCGTTGAGTACAAGGCGGGACGCTTCAGCCCGTTCAGCGGTTTTACCGGTCCCAGCTATACCCACTTCTACCGCGAATACACCGTTGGCTCGAAAATCGTTGACGGTACCGACAGCGTTATCGAAATCGCCAATAGCGGTAGCATCTCCGTGGGTGAGGCCGGTATCGCCATTCACGCGAAAAACCCCTCCGGTGCCGGCATTACCATCGTCAATTCCGGTGATATCGAAGTGGCCGAAGGTATTGGCGGTGCCGGCATCTATGCCTCCACCTCCGCGGGCCTGAGTGCCACCAAGGACAAGGTGGAAGTTGCCAGCTGTAACCCCTTCTTCGGCTGCCCGGCCAAGCCCTACTTCACCGTGGAAGAGGGAGAAGCCAACGAGCTGAATGTGGCCTACGGTCTGAGCGATCGCGAAGACAATATCATCGACCACAACGAAAACGGCGCTTACTACACCCACGAAGCCCCGATACTGAACTTTGTCGGTTTCCCCACCGGTTACTACTCCGAAGAAGTCACCAAGCACTACGCGGACGTTGTGCAGTGGAACGCCACCGGCTACTTCGACGACCGCGGTGATATCGCCATCGCCAACACCGGCACCATCGACCTGTCCGGTACTCTGGCTGGCGCCGGTATCACTGCCGTTGGCCACGGTAGCAAGACCATCCTCAACACCGGGGATATCGAAGCCGGTGCGGTGGGTGTGGGTATCGGCTCCCGCGGTGTCGGCGAGACCGTCATCGACAACCAGGGCCGTATTTACCTGAATGGCGCTGGCAGTGCGGCGATCCAGGTGCAGGCCTCGCCGTTCGATATGGACAGCGTTGAGCAATCCGCTGCCGGCATCGATGAAGCGACTGTTGAGGCATTTGGCGGTTTTGAAAATGGCGATGTAATTATTGCCAACTCCGGTTTCATCGGCGGTTCTGACACCAGCCACCTGACAACCTACAACGAAAACGGCACTCTCGACGCCTTCGCCACCACCAGCTTTGGTGTCAACGTTACCGCGCTGGGCTCTAACCGTGTTGGCAGCGCCAACAAGTGGACCCAGTACGGTCAGGCGAGCGTGGACAAGGCCAACGCCGCGAATTACGCGCGCGCCCAGGCGGACATGGAGTCTTACCTCGCCGGTGAGATCACCATCGATGAAGTGTACGAGTACACCAAAATCGAGATCGATGACAGCATCGAGCTGACCACCACCAGTATCCTGAATACTGGTGATATCGCTATGTCCGACATGGCTCGCGGTATCAATGTCTCGGCGAAATACGGCGACGTGGTGATTGAAAACCAGGGTACGGTTTCCGTCGGTAACGGCGTGCACGGCCGTGCACCGGAAACCTACGGTGCGGTCACCATCAAGTCCAGCGCGATCAACGTCAGCAACTTCGGTATCGAAGGCCTGGCGAACCATTACGTGGTCAACCGCGGCGATGTATTCGCCGGTGATATCGCCAATGGTATCCGTTCCGAAAGCTGGCACGGTTCCAGCTCCGTCTTCAACGAAGGCAATATCACCGTTGGCAGCGGTAACTTGCTGGAGGCCACTGAAAGCAATGCCGCCCACGGTGCCGTCGCCAATGGTATTTCTTCCGTGGTTGCCGGTGGTAACGATGCCTACGCCCTGGCCCATAACAGTGGCACTGTGACCACCGGTGATCGCGCCTTTGGCATGGTTTCTTCCAACGTCTTCACCACTGGTGCCTTCCTGAGTGAAGAGTTCGCGCACAACTACACCGCGGCGGCGATCAACACCGGCGTGATCAGCACCGGCGACTACTCCACCGGTATGGGCGTGAACGGCTATATGTCGCTGGGCTACAACAGCGGCAGCATCAGCATCGGCAACGGCCCAATGCAAAACCTTGATGCTGTTGAAATTGCTGCAGGTATGCGCACCCTCACCGACAACGGCCTGACCGCGACCCTGCTGAACACCGGCGACATCACCGGTGGTGACGAAACGGCGGGTATGTTCGCGGAAGCATTCTTCGCGCGCAGTGTGCAGTCTGACACCGGTAGCGTGATGGTGGGTGACGATTCTGCAGGCCTGGTGGCCCGTGGTCAGACCCAGGGCATCGTGCAGAACTACGGCATGGTGGTAACCGGCGACCGTTCTACCGGCATCCAGGCCATGGGCACCAACTTCAA
This is a stretch of genomic DNA from Microbulbifer bruguierae. It encodes these proteins:
- a CDS encoding beta strand repeat-containing protein; this encodes MAVKINGFPGTPSQLTSAVRKALFTSAAVTAMTVGAPGYAAAADIACAPGQFGMPAAGDKVTCAGDFDESINYDVVDTTVVDAGIESIVPGDLTVVVAEGSTASGITVSSVTAAVAGTAATGSIVIENHGDIARAGDAGIEVPDGVEQTRYDMGIRVGSANSNDGGHFFDSYMVLDENGKALLDEDGNPTGERILFTDAEGNPIKVAADELDSHLGVNPDSADYGKLSKNGPEDKITFLVAEEGTFEGGVSALVNAETEAGSISITNTGDISVGSGQSVTYYSAFTEKHSSSYDEIVASGKNPFGVLNKIDVDGDGVADISVWNGEDTIFVDPANAHTATIFAGGINASSTTGNIAIENAGSITAGDISKGITAFTESGDIVISNSGDIATGSASYGISASSAVQAIDSGITYTYNSQDSGTAYAVEYKAGRFSPFSGFTGPSYTHFYREYTVGSKIVDGTDSVIEIANSGSISVGEAGIAIHAKNPSGAGITIVNSGDIEVAEGIGGAGIYASTSAGLSATKDKVEVASCNPFFGCPAKPYFTVEEGEANELNVAYGLSDREDNIIDHNENGAYYTHEAPILNFVGFPTGYYSEEVTKHYADVVQWNATGYFDDRGDIAIANTGTIDLSGTLAGAGITAVGHGSKTILNTGDIEAGAVGVGIGSRGVGETVIDNQGRIYLNGAGSAAIQVQASPFDMDSVEQSAAGIDEATVEAFGGFENGDVIIANSGFIGGSDTSHLTTYNENGTLDAFATTSFGVNVTALGSNRVGSANKWTQYGQASVDKANAANYARAQADMESYLAGEITIDEVYEYTKIEIDDSIELTTTSILNTGDIAMSDMARGINVSAKYGDVVIENQGTVSVGNGVHGRAPETYGAVTIKSSAINVSNFGIEGLANHYVVNRGDVFAGDIANGIRSESWHGSSSVFNEGNITVGSGNLLEATESNAAHGAVANGISSVVAGGNDAYALAHNSGTVTTGDRAFGMVSSNVFTTGAFLSEEFAHNYTAAAINTGVISTGDYSTGMGVNGYMSLGYNSGSISIGNGPMQNLDAVEIAAGMRTLTDNGLTATLLNTGDITGGDETAGMFAEAFFARSVQSDTGSVMVGDDSAGLVARGQTQGIVQNYGMVVTGDRSTGIQAMGTNFNYGANYATATNTGTVKVGDDSVGIQAFATLANVINTGTVSVGDDSVGVLLSSATVNAIDAETGEEFLRAGTVLNQGSIIASGEGSLAIQSTEDYTANIVNRGLIEGSVVMGGGDDFFYNGVRTDAEGYLVGAGVIRLNNDFIDMGEGKNTFRNVFGDIVFSGDSSIDLGAEGEMQNYSSNGSYVTISSMDGKAGDTLTINGNVLFNTVQGNNGLLLVDVSSKGNDSIVINGDLTANETIDEAGNTVGSDLRVAIAINDQGKGALTSGSILTVNGDQDLDSVQLSAVGGAFADTILSAELNQDGNGNWVVDYTAGLSQLGTAASSVSHLAESFWLRSASHFFDGERAANASETGRVEGLHAWSGFFRANSDMQSQGELDAQDLSFTQQLGGQFAGATYSTKLGDSWLSVSPFVGLGSAESDQFEQQSSAVLDTETYAIAGSWSMGDFYANAMYQNVEFDANIVSYDSRGATSGKAHGFSLEAGWTYLSESGIAMTPFAQWDDVKTVIDGFTSSDGNFDYAYDLGNSKRARAGVSLRKSFSMSEGFAMPYITFSATDVITANNHDLYANGVRFGSDVSGNGMSVDFGVDGKYKLWTVKSGLGLFSGDTDKNGLSGHLSISRSL
- a CDS encoding MipA/OmpV family protein, which codes for MMLRYTLPPLLFTLLLTAGPLSALAGDVQVPEWKLSLASGRGVIENPIKGKDDGETAFLPSFSYYGERFFISNLTVGYTLLEEKNFYVDLVAQPNEDGFYYHLDSSALAMSSLTNFLVNAGSNTLEDIERDISVVAGPSLTLVGKYADLSLASFHDISEVHYGSETHLSLDKQFQFLGGKFGYGIGAIKKDADLVGYYYHVTQAEAGGIARSYALQYPPDDVTDRYARVHFSYPLGNHIDFRMGAKYTDFDMDGRLPLLMKKSETLSWFAGFQYSIGNGQ